In a genomic window of Chryseobacterium sp. G0162:
- a CDS encoding PH domain-containing protein, with protein sequence MSEKSRLDEIREELENLDISPTIFARKEIRELPDIISKEEKIVYLVEGRNKINNHHIILVATDRRLIFVDKEFMYGLKVEDFSYSKISSIQYETALLLASIDIQVTDDIVEIDGVGRYHAELFCEKVRDFMSRPEENFHKAEPTVLDQLEQLGRLKESGILSEEEFNEQKKKLISKL encoded by the coding sequence ATGAGTGAAAAGTCAAGACTCGACGAAATAAGAGAAGAACTTGAAAATCTGGATATCAGCCCTACCATATTTGCCAGAAAAGAAATCCGGGAATTACCGGATATCATCTCAAAAGAAGAAAAAATTGTTTACCTCGTTGAAGGCAGAAATAAAATAAACAATCATCATATCATTTTAGTAGCTACAGACAGAAGACTGATCTTTGTAGATAAGGAATTCATGTACGGATTGAAAGTAGAAGACTTTTCTTATAGCAAAATAAGTTCAATACAGTATGAAACTGCATTATTGCTGGCTTCTATAGATATTCAGGTTACTGATGACATTGTAGAGATTGATGGAGTAGGAAGATACCATGCTGAACTTTTTTGTGAAAAGGTAAGAGACTTCATGTCCCGTCCTGAAGAAAATTTTCATAAAGCTGAACCCACTGTTTTAGATCAATTGGAACAATTGGGAAGGTTAAAAGAAAGTGGAATTTTGAGCGAAGAAGAATTTAATGAGCAGAAGAAAAAACTTATAAGCAAATTATGA
- a CDS encoding class I SAM-dependent methyltransferase: MENYLEINKKSWNAKVEPHLKSDFYFVDEFLKGRTSLNSIELGLLGDIKGKTILHLQCHFGQDSISLSRMGAKVTGIDLSDKAVDTARDLAQKCGTDTAFICSDVYDLPNILDQKFDIVYTSYGTIGWLPDLGKWADVVNHFLKSGGKFIMAEFHPVVWMFDDDFTKVTYNYFNEKPIVETYEGTYADQSAPIVQEYIMWNHSLSEVLDNLIKKDLQLNTFQEFDWSPYPCFRHVEEVEKGKWRIPQFGNKIPLVFALIAEKR; this comes from the coding sequence ATGGAAAATTACTTAGAAATAAATAAAAAATCATGGAATGCAAAAGTAGAACCGCATTTGAAGTCGGATTTCTACTTTGTAGATGAATTTTTAAAAGGAAGAACCTCACTGAATTCAATTGAGCTGGGACTTCTGGGAGATATAAAAGGAAAAACTATTCTGCATTTGCAGTGTCATTTTGGGCAGGATTCTATTTCACTGTCAAGAATGGGGGCAAAAGTTACCGGGATTGATCTTTCTGATAAAGCAGTTGATACAGCCAGAGATCTTGCACAAAAGTGTGGAACTGATACAGCATTTATCTGTTCGGATGTATATGATCTACCTAATATTCTGGATCAGAAATTTGATATTGTATATACAAGCTATGGTACAATAGGCTGGCTTCCTGATCTTGGAAAATGGGCAGATGTTGTCAATCACTTTCTAAAATCTGGCGGGAAGTTTATCATGGCAGAATTTCATCCTGTCGTTTGGATGTTTGATGATGACTTTACAAAAGTCACCTATAACTATTTCAATGAAAAACCGATTGTAGAAACGTATGAAGGAACCTACGCAGATCAGTCTGCACCTATTGTACAGGAATATATCATGTGGAATCACTCTTTATCGGAAGTTCTTGACAACCTGATTAAAAAAGATTTGCAACTGAATACTTTTCAGGAGTTTGATTGGTCACCATATCCGTGTTTCAGACATGTAGAAGAAGTTGAAAAAGGAAAATGGCGAATTCCACAGTTTGGAAATAAAATTCCGCTGGTATTTGCGTTAATAGCAGAGAAAAGATAA
- a CDS encoding YtxH domain-containing protein produces MGNKTKGLLALLGLGALAYWKYKNSSPEDQQAVKDKLNTAKDNLNKWGNDIKSKANDVASQVQNKVDEAKTKAEDSLS; encoded by the coding sequence ATGGGAAACAAAACAAAAGGTTTATTAGCTTTACTAGGATTAGGTGCTTTAGCATATTGGAAATATAAAAATTCAAGTCCTGAAGATCAGCAAGCCGTAAAGGATAAGCTTAATACAGCAAAGGATAATCTTAACAAATGGGGAAATGATATTAAGAGTAAAGCCAATGATGTTGCTTCCCAGGTTCAAAATAAAGTAGACGAGGCAAAAACAAAAGCCGAGGATTCTTTAAGCTAA
- a CDS encoding isoaspartyl peptidase/L-asparaginase — MKIIIHGGFFSESDQSHEVKTAKQNSLKEIAEKAFHYLHTHSAFDSVAYAVSLLEDDPLYNAGIGSQIQSDGVIRMSAAIMNGETQKLSGVINIQDVKNPIFVAKDLIGEDDRVLGGQGAKRYAAEHGFENFSTEIPQRRTEYEAKLNSGGKGTVGCVAIDKDGKLAVATSTGGKGFEIPGRISDSATVAGNYANAFCAVSCTGVGEDIVSNATAAKIVTRVTDGMSLETAFSKTFDELKTIDGFAGAIAIDKDGNVYHQDSYPTMVFASFDGENFDIFS; from the coding sequence ATGAAAATCATCATTCACGGAGGCTTTTTCTCGGAAAGTGACCAAAGCCATGAAGTAAAAACAGCCAAACAGAACTCTTTAAAAGAAATTGCTGAAAAGGCATTTCATTATCTTCATACCCATTCTGCCTTTGATTCAGTCGCTTATGCTGTTTCTTTGCTGGAAGATGATCCTTTATACAATGCCGGAATAGGTTCACAGATTCAAAGTGATGGTGTCATCCGTATGAGTGCAGCTATTATGAATGGTGAAACCCAGAAATTAAGTGGTGTTATCAATATTCAGGATGTAAAAAATCCAATTTTTGTAGCCAAAGACCTGATTGGAGAAGATGACAGGGTTTTAGGTGGTCAAGGGGCGAAACGCTACGCTGCAGAACACGGGTTTGAAAACTTTTCAACGGAAATTCCACAGAGAAGAACAGAATATGAAGCTAAACTGAATAGCGGCGGTAAAGGAACTGTAGGCTGTGTAGCCATCGACAAAGATGGAAAATTGGCTGTTGCTACTTCTACAGGCGGAAAAGGTTTTGAGATTCCGGGAAGGATTTCAGATTCTGCCACTGTGGCCGGGAATTATGCCAATGCATTCTGTGCGGTAAGCTGCACAGGTGTGGGGGAAGATATTGTAAGCAATGCTACTGCCGCAAAAATTGTAACCCGTGTGACGGATGGAATGAGCCTTGAAACGGCTTTCAGTAAAACCTTTGATGAACTTAAAACAATTGACGGATTTGCAGGTGCCATTGCCATTGATAAAGATGGAAATGTTTATCATCAGGATTCCTATCCTACTATGGTTTTCGCCAGTTTTGACGGTGAAAATTTTGATATCTTTTCTTAA
- a CDS encoding cyanophycinase, producing the protein MTKPVGKLIVIGGAVNKGSFAETDYDQNIEKNLNFFERGILRKIINESKHKEDSVIEVVTTASQIPQIVGAEYKKAFEFLGAKNVNILDIHNREEANSDAMVARANAADVMMFTGGDQLRLTSILGGTRFHDTILLKYQEQDFIYSGTSAGAAAASENMIYQGSSSEALLKGEIKTTQGLGLIDNVIIDTHFVQRGRIGRLFQAVVNNPRTLGIGLGEDTGLFIHNDVMTAVGSGLVILVDGRFIKDTNLTNINLGEPISIDNLTVHVMSMNDHYDLTTKTLTIENSQFNPIPLDK; encoded by the coding sequence ATGACTAAACCTGTAGGAAAATTAATTGTTATCGGAGGTGCTGTAAATAAAGGAAGCTTTGCAGAAACCGATTATGATCAGAATATTGAAAAGAATCTTAATTTTTTTGAGCGCGGAATTTTGCGAAAGATCATCAACGAATCAAAACACAAAGAAGATTCTGTGATTGAAGTGGTAACAACGGCCTCTCAAATTCCTCAGATTGTAGGTGCTGAATATAAAAAGGCATTCGAATTCCTTGGTGCTAAAAATGTAAACATTCTTGATATTCATAACCGTGAAGAAGCTAATTCTGATGCGATGGTAGCCAGAGCGAATGCTGCAGACGTCATGATGTTTACAGGAGGTGACCAGTTGAGACTGACATCTATTCTGGGCGGAACCCGATTTCACGATACTATTTTATTAAAATATCAGGAACAGGACTTTATTTATTCAGGAACTTCTGCCGGTGCAGCTGCTGCCTCAGAAAATATGATTTACCAGGGAAGTAGTTCTGAAGCTCTGTTGAAGGGAGAAATTAAAACAACACAAGGTTTAGGTTTAATAGATAACGTTATCATCGATACGCATTTTGTACAACGAGGCAGAATCGGACGTCTTTTCCAGGCAGTAGTGAATAACCCAAGAACATTGGGAATCGGACTTGGGGAAGATACCGGACTTTTCATTCATAATGATGTGATGACTGCTGTAGGTTCCGGACTTGTGATTTTGGTAGACGGAAGATTTATTAAGGATACCAACCTTACCAATATTAATCTTGGAGAACCTATCTCTATTGATAACTTAACGGTTCATGTGATGTCTATGAACGATCACTACGATCTTACCACTAAGACGTTAACAATTGAGAATTCACAGTTCAATCCAATTCCTTTGGACAAATAG
- the cphA gene encoding cyanophycin synthetase, translated as MKIEKIQALRGPNIWSIRRKKLIQMRLDLEEMENYPTNKIEGFRDRIEKLIPSLITHRCSEGVEGGFFHRVETGTWMGHVIEHIALEIQTLAGMDVGFGRTRETKTPGVYNVVFNYLEENVGIYAAEESVKIAEALIEGKDYNLNACIQKLKEIRERVRLGPSTGSIVEEAVSRKIPWIRLGTNSLVQLGYGVNQQRFQATITGKTSSIAVDIACNKELTKRMLHDAAIPVPIGDLVVDEEDLNNVIKKIGYPIVLKPLDGNHGKGSSINVNDWEAAKIGLEHAQKYSRKVIVEKYITGYDFRVLVIDNKMVAAARRVPAHIVGDGELNIQQLIDKENKDPRRGYGHENVLTEIAVDKDTLELLEKLQYTLETVPQRGEVVYLKSTANLSTGGTSIDVTDMVHPENITMAERISKIIGLDVCGIDIMAENLTQPLKESGGAIIEVNAAPGFRMHLAPSEGLPRNVAAPVVDMLYPQGKPFTIPIIAVTGTNGKTTTTRLISHIVKSNGYRVGFTTSDGIYIQNTMLSKGDTTGPLSAEFILKDPTVEFAVLETARGGILRSGLGFSQCDIGVLTNIEEDHLGMNDIHNLKDLTKVKRVVLDSVKKTGWSVLNADNEYSMKIVNNLDCNVAIFSMDENNPHIVKFAKEGRITCVYEEGFVTIKKGDWKIRIGKAKDFPITMDGKARFMIENVLAASLASYLHGFGIEDISNSLRTFIPSAQLTPGRLNVFKFKSFKVLIDFAHNPSGYEAIEDYLKNVESTKKIGIISGVGDRRDNDIRECGKIAGRMFDHIIIRNEKHLRGRTEEEINGLIIEGMQSSGKDVSYEIIPKEIEALKHAMGMAEDGTFITALSDVISNAIDLVQEYQARELLEDDKNL; from the coding sequence ATGAAAATCGAAAAGATTCAGGCACTACGAGGTCCTAATATCTGGAGTATCAGAAGAAAGAAGCTGATACAGATGAGGTTGGATCTTGAAGAAATGGAGAATTATCCTACCAATAAAATAGAAGGATTCAGGGATAGAATTGAAAAATTAATCCCGTCACTGATTACCCACAGGTGTTCAGAAGGAGTGGAAGGTGGTTTTTTCCATAGAGTGGAAACAGGAACCTGGATGGGACATGTCATTGAGCATATTGCCTTGGAAATACAGACCCTGGCGGGGATGGATGTTGGCTTTGGAAGAACCCGGGAAACCAAAACGCCGGGAGTGTATAATGTAGTCTTCAATTATCTTGAAGAAAATGTAGGAATTTATGCTGCTGAGGAATCCGTCAAGATTGCAGAAGCTTTAATTGAAGGAAAAGATTACAACCTGAATGCCTGTATTCAGAAACTGAAAGAGATCAGAGAACGTGTACGTCTGGGTCCATCTACCGGAAGTATTGTAGAAGAAGCCGTTTCCAGAAAAATACCCTGGATCCGGTTGGGAACAAATTCATTGGTACAGTTGGGATATGGAGTCAATCAACAGCGTTTTCAAGCGACAATTACCGGAAAAACAAGCTCTATTGCGGTAGATATTGCCTGCAATAAAGAATTAACCAAAAGGATGCTTCACGATGCTGCTATTCCGGTACCTATAGGTGACTTGGTGGTTGATGAGGAAGATTTAAATAACGTTATCAAAAAAATAGGGTATCCCATTGTTTTAAAACCTTTGGATGGGAATCATGGAAAAGGCTCTTCTATCAATGTTAATGATTGGGAGGCTGCCAAAATTGGATTGGAACATGCCCAGAAATACTCCCGAAAAGTAATCGTTGAAAAATACATTACAGGATATGATTTCAGGGTATTGGTTATTGATAATAAAATGGTGGCGGCAGCAAGAAGAGTTCCTGCCCATATCGTTGGAGACGGGGAACTGAATATTCAGCAGCTTATTGATAAAGAAAATAAAGATCCACGAAGAGGGTATGGCCATGAAAATGTTCTCACCGAAATTGCAGTGGATAAAGATACTTTAGAACTGCTTGAAAAGCTTCAATATACTTTGGAAACAGTTCCGCAAAGAGGAGAGGTGGTTTATCTGAAATCTACAGCCAATCTTTCTACAGGAGGAACATCAATAGATGTTACCGATATGGTGCACCCGGAAAATATTACAATGGCGGAAAGGATTTCCAAGATTATCGGACTTGATGTTTGCGGGATTGATATTATGGCAGAAAACCTTACACAACCTTTAAAAGAAAGTGGTGGGGCTATTATAGAAGTCAATGCTGCTCCAGGATTTAGGATGCACCTAGCTCCAAGTGAAGGGTTACCAAGAAATGTAGCGGCTCCGGTAGTGGATATGCTATATCCACAGGGAAAACCTTTTACCATTCCGATTATTGCAGTAACCGGAACCAACGGAAAAACAACCACAACAAGATTAATTTCCCACATTGTAAAAAGCAATGGTTATAGAGTAGGATTTACTACTTCAGATGGAATTTATATTCAAAATACAATGCTGTCGAAAGGAGATACCACAGGACCATTGTCAGCAGAGTTTATTTTAAAAGATCCTACCGTGGAGTTTGCTGTTCTGGAGACAGCCAGAGGTGGAATTCTCCGTTCCGGGTTAGGATTTTCACAATGTGATATTGGCGTTCTGACCAATATTGAGGAAGATCATTTGGGAATGAATGATATCCATAACCTGAAAGATCTTACTAAAGTAAAGCGGGTTGTATTAGACAGTGTAAAGAAAACCGGTTGGAGTGTGCTGAATGCAGACAATGAGTATTCCATGAAAATTGTTAACAATCTTGATTGTAATGTAGCTATTTTCAGCATGGATGAGAATAATCCTCATATTGTAAAATTTGCCAAAGAAGGAAGAATTACCTGCGTTTATGAAGAAGGTTTTGTAACCATTAAGAAAGGTGACTGGAAGATTAGAATAGGTAAAGCCAAAGATTTCCCGATTACAATGGATGGTAAAGCCAGATTCATGATCGAAAATGTTTTGGCGGCCAGTTTGGCAAGTTATCTTCATGGATTTGGAATTGAGGATATTTCCAATTCGTTAAGAACCTTTATTCCAAGTGCGCAGCTTACTCCCGGAAGATTAAATGTCTTTAAGTTTAAAAGCTTTAAAGTGTTGATCGACTTTGCCCACAACCCATCCGGATATGAAGCTATAGAAGATTACCTGAAAAATGTTGAATCTACCAAAAAAATAGGGATTATTTCCGGTGTTGGAGACAGAAGAGACAATGATATCAGAGAATGTGGGAAAATTGCAGGAAGAATGTTCGATCATATCATCATCCGAAATGAAAAACATCTTCGTGGAAGAACAGAAGAGGAGATCAATGGATTGATTATCGAAGGCATGCAGTCTTCAGGAAAAGATGTCAGCTACGAAATTATTCCTAAAGAAATTGAAGCATTGAAGCATGCCATGGGAATGGCTGAAGACGGAACATTCATTACGGCTTTAAGTGATGTAATTTCCAATGCTATTGATCTTGTTCAGGAATATCAGGCAAGAGAATTGCTGGAAGATGACAAGAATTTGTAA